The proteins below come from a single Sphingomicrobium sediminis genomic window:
- a CDS encoding serine hydrolase, whose amino-acid sequence MELTRTFRIGIMALAMLAPSTLHAAHPDFDEGEFDWLRTQLERDGIQDVHAVLVDYKGERVFEEYYEAPDADWGTSLGTVMQTPDRRHDLRSVSKSVAAIALGIALGDDWRTDLERPLISFFPDHADRAGDGIEAVTLADALTMRAGLQWNEMTEPYRFPDGTLNENNDEIRLYGTGDPLGLVLARPVVSPPGGQWYYNGGLTQAIGYLVEVQSGQSFLSLVEERLFDPMGIEGYDWRTDEDWADGSPPAIASGLRLTPDDLAKFGKLILQRGTWEGEQLVDPEWIDEMIAAQAPSIPWFNFGEMTSGYGFQWYRGRLRGQDVAFGVGNGDQRLMVFPALDMVITIMAGRYNNFTQATGQLVGLAVLDALDDKVEAAALEPEIWAQVEKRNATWVSMDFEEHMSVYHPDFQRWALNSPRILDRETFAGLWDAIKADEEALTLEVLPERLQWLVPGQAAVAHYTIDETWLEDGKTKRGNLRFSDIFVLHEGQWLYMGGHRDGMALPRPPQN is encoded by the coding sequence ATGGAACTTACACGCACATTTCGGATCGGCATCATGGCGTTGGCGATGCTGGCGCCGTCCACGCTGCACGCGGCGCATCCCGATTTCGACGAGGGTGAGTTCGACTGGCTGCGCACGCAGCTGGAGCGAGACGGCATTCAGGACGTCCACGCCGTGCTGGTCGACTATAAGGGCGAGCGCGTTTTCGAGGAATATTACGAGGCGCCCGATGCCGACTGGGGCACCTCGCTCGGTACGGTCATGCAGACGCCGGATCGCCGCCACGACCTGCGTTCGGTATCGAAAAGCGTCGCCGCCATCGCGCTCGGCATCGCGCTCGGCGATGATTGGCGAACCGATCTCGAACGGCCGTTGATTTCCTTCTTCCCCGACCATGCCGACCGAGCCGGTGACGGCATCGAGGCCGTCACGCTGGCCGATGCGCTGACCATGCGCGCGGGACTGCAATGGAACGAGATGACCGAGCCCTATCGCTTTCCCGACGGCACGCTCAACGAGAATAATGACGAGATCCGCCTTTACGGCACGGGCGATCCGCTCGGCCTCGTCCTGGCCCGCCCGGTCGTCAGCCCGCCGGGTGGACAATGGTACTATAATGGCGGCCTCACCCAGGCGATCGGCTATCTGGTCGAGGTGCAATCGGGACAATCCTTTCTCTCTCTCGTCGAGGAGCGCCTCTTCGATCCCATGGGCATCGAGGGCTATGACTGGCGCACGGACGAGGATTGGGCCGACGGGTCACCTCCCGCAATCGCATCGGGGCTGCGGCTGACACCCGACGATCTCGCCAAGTTCGGCAAACTCATCCTCCAACGCGGCACGTGGGAGGGCGAGCAATTGGTCGACCCGGAATGGATCGACGAGATGATCGCCGCGCAAGCCCCTTCCATCCCCTGGTTCAATTTCGGCGAGATGACCTCGGGCTACGGTTTCCAATGGTATCGCGGGCGCCTGCGCGGACAGGATGTCGCCTTCGGGGTCGGCAATGGCGATCAGCGATTAATGGTCTTTCCGGCGCTCGACATGGTCATCACGATCATGGCCGGCCGCTACAACAATTTCACCCAGGCCACCGGACAGCTTGTCGGCCTGGCCGTGCTCGATGCACTCGATGACAAGGTCGAGGCAGCAGCGTTGGAGCCCGAAATCTGGGCGCAGGTCGAAAAGCGCAATGCGACATGGGTCAGCATGGATTTCGAGGAGCACATGTCGGTCTACCATCCCGATTTCCAGCGCTGGGCCCTCAACTCGCCGCGCATCCTCGACCGCGAGACCTTCGCCGGCCTATGGGACGCCATCAAGGCCGACGAGGAAGCGCTGACGCTGGAGGTGCTGCCCGAGCGCCTGCAATGGCTCGTGCCGGGCCAAGCCGCGGTGGCGCATTATACGATCGACGAGACCTGGCTCGAGGATGGCAAGACCAAGCGCGGCAACCTGCGCTTTTCCGATATCTTCGTGCTTCACGAGGGCCAATGGCTCTACATGGGCGGCCACCGCGACGGCATGGCCCTGCCGCGGCCACCCCAGAACTGA